One Littorina saxatilis isolate snail1 linkage group LG1, US_GU_Lsax_2.0, whole genome shotgun sequence genomic window carries:
- the LOC138946993 gene encoding lachesin-like yields the protein MWQDEKGQVLTLRKKTYSGDRRHNVLHTERIQWSLEIRDVKPDDLGVYTCVVSTKPFLTRTVTLREGKPGEGVDKVPEIGQSTGSSPQLVRDTFREDVHVKQYQAVTLTCQFTGDPTPTIKWERRMWTRDGVKVVEDLKTDGETYTLTNAQMEDTGVYVCRASNGSPPPVQGLIRVKVREVMTTTTPLPTTTTFDPIDDAAPRAYSFGEVVYQHLGRDAELTCKAVGIPRPTIQWRVDGDHIQDNYKYTIREQQYRHHTLHSALLVKSVHPGNFKKYECYVFNKYGDDRTTIVLAENRNP from the exons ATGTGGCAAGACGAGAAAGGCCAGGTGCTAACCCTGAGGAAGAAGACGTACAGCGGGGACAGGCGCCACAACGTCCTGCACACCGAACGCATCCAGTGGAGTCTGGAGATCCGCGACGTCAAGCCTGACGACCTGGGCGTGTACACGTGCGTAGTCAGCACCAAGCCCTTCCTCACGCGCACCGTCACGCTCAGGGAGGGCAAGCCCGGTGAGGGCGTGGACAAGGTTCCGGAGATCGGAC AATCGACAGGAAGCAGTCCCCAGCTGGTGAGAGATACTTTCCGTGAAGACGTGCACGTCAAGCAGTACCAGGCCGTGACCTTGACCTGCCAGTTCACCGGTGACCCCACGCCCACCATCAAGTGGGAACGACGCATGTGGACCAGGGATGGGGTCAAGGTTGTTGAAG ACTtgaagacagatggagagacgTACACACTGACGAACGCACAGATGGAGGATACGGGTGTGTACGTGTGCAGAGCAAGCAACGGTTCTCCTCCTCCTGTGCAGGGCTTAatcagggtcaaggtcaggg AGGTGATGACAACTACCACACCgttaccaacaacaacaacgttcgACCCAATCGACGATG CCGCACCGCGGGCCTACTCGTTCGGAGAGGTGGTGTACCAGCATCTGGGCCGAGACGCGGAACTGACGTGCAAGGCCGTGGGCATTCCTCGCCCCACGATCCAGTGGCGGGTAGACGGCGACCACATCCAGGACAACTACAAGTACACCATCCGAGAACAGCAGTACCGCCATCACACGCTGCACTCGGCCCTGCTCGTCAAGTCCGTTCATCCGGGCAACTTCAAGAAATACGAGTGTTACGTCTTCAACAAATATGGCGACGACCGGACGACCATTGTGCTGGCTG aGAACCGCAATCCGTAA